Proteins co-encoded in one Chloroflexota bacterium genomic window:
- a CDS encoding hydantoinase B/oxoprolinase family protein, with amino-acid sequence MAADAVTIELIRNALISVTGEMRTKIMRSAFSPIIYESLDFSVAFFNERVETLAQADGLPYFLCDLPNAVRAVIEDVGGVEHMHAGDVFLVNDPYRCSQHPQDVSIVKPAYYREVLFGFTAVRVHLIDLGGKAGFASTDATEIFQEGLVIPTVHLHVEGRLNEEIVRLMSANSRMSRSTMLGDLQAQVGACIVGEERLVEVIDRYGYDLYRECCDALLVQGEAYARAKVQEIPDGRYSAELFLDDDGVNRDVPVRIEVTLIVDESDMVVDLTGSSGPCAGPYNMNPNYTNAICRIAFKSLTSPHEPSNEGHFRPVQAQVPAESVFNARRPSPVFWGFKTAGTLVDCIRRAATQAVVEQPMAGNYGWSCGAHVFGEDPSDGSFFAMVDEAGGGWGARPGADGEDAMVMGGIRNNPVEVSERKFPVRVEAYELRAGSGGAGAFRGGLGVRRATRLLADVRLVANFERSQCLPWGLHGGQPGRGSFIELHSPDDHVERVQKCTNHALPAGSRMVYFTGGGGGYGDPRERAIERVVDDLRRGHITPAEAESDYAVCVDQDTGQVDEAKSRLLRAGQGRSDESGELAAEGAIEARHPLAGETREG; translated from the coding sequence ATGGCAGCTGACGCAGTGACGATCGAGTTGATCCGCAACGCGCTGATTTCGGTGACGGGCGAGATGCGGACCAAGATCATGCGATCAGCGTTCAGCCCGATCATCTACGAGTCGCTGGATTTCTCGGTCGCGTTCTTCAACGAGCGGGTGGAGACGCTGGCCCAGGCCGACGGACTGCCGTACTTCCTGTGCGACCTGCCCAACGCGGTGCGGGCGGTGATCGAGGACGTGGGCGGGGTCGAGCACATGCACGCCGGCGATGTCTTCCTCGTCAACGATCCCTATCGCTGCTCGCAGCACCCGCAAGACGTCAGCATCGTCAAGCCCGCCTACTACCGGGAGGTGCTCTTCGGCTTCACCGCGGTGCGGGTGCATCTGATCGATCTGGGCGGCAAGGCCGGCTTCGCGAGCACCGACGCCACCGAGATCTTCCAAGAGGGCCTGGTGATTCCGACGGTACACCTGCACGTCGAAGGGCGGCTCAATGAGGAGATCGTGCGGCTGATGTCGGCCAACAGCCGCATGTCGCGGTCCACCATGCTCGGCGACCTGCAGGCGCAGGTGGGCGCCTGCATCGTGGGTGAAGAGCGTCTCGTCGAGGTGATCGACCGCTACGGCTACGACCTGTACCGCGAGTGCTGCGACGCGCTGCTGGTGCAGGGCGAGGCCTACGCCCGCGCCAAGGTCCAAGAGATCCCCGACGGCAGGTACTCGGCGGAGCTGTTCTTGGATGACGACGGAGTCAACCGCGACGTGCCGGTCCGAATCGAGGTGACGCTGATCGTCGACGAGTCGGACATGGTGGTGGACCTGACCGGTTCGAGCGGCCCGTGCGCCGGGCCCTACAACATGAACCCGAACTACACCAACGCCATTTGTCGGATTGCGTTCAAGAGCCTGACGAGCCCGCATGAGCCGTCGAACGAAGGGCACTTTCGGCCCGTTCAAGCGCAGGTGCCTGCCGAATCGGTCTTCAACGCCCGGCGGCCGTCGCCCGTGTTCTGGGGTTTCAAAACGGCGGGCACCCTGGTCGATTGCATTCGCCGCGCCGCGACGCAGGCGGTGGTTGAGCAGCCGATGGCGGGCAACTACGGCTGGAGCTGCGGCGCCCACGTGTTCGGTGAAGATCCCTCCGACGGCAGCTTCTTCGCCATGGTGGACGAAGCCGGCGGCGGCTGGGGCGCGCGGCCAGGCGCCGACGGTGAGGACGCCATGGTGATGGGGGGCATTCGCAACAACCCGGTTGAGGTCTCCGAGCGAAAGTTCCCTGTGAGGGTGGAGGCCTACGAGCTCCGGGCAGGGTCGGGCGGGGCCGGAGCGTTTCGCGGCGGCCTTGGCGTGCGGCGAGCGACCCGCCTGCTGGCCGACGTGCGCCTGGTGGCGAACTTCGAACGCTCGCAGTGTCTGCCCTGGGGGTTGCACGGCGGACAGCCGGGGCGGGGCAGCTTCATCGAGCTTCACTCCCCGGACGACCACGTGGAGCGGGTGCAGAAGTGCACCAACCATGCACTGCCAGCCGGATCGCGCATGGTCTATTTCACCGGTGGAGGCGGCGGCTACGGGGACCCGCGCGAGCGTGCGATCGAGCGGGTGGTGGACGACCTGCGTCGCGGCCACATCACGCCGGCTGAGGCGGAGTCCGACTATGCGGTGTGCGTCGACCAGGACACCGGGCAGGTCGATGAGGCGAAGTCGCGCTTGCTGAGAGCCGGACAGGGACGATCTGACGAATCAGGGGAGTTAGCCGCGGAGGGTGCCATCGAGGCGCGCCACCCGCTCGCTGGAGAAACGAGGGAAGGATGA
- a CDS encoding ABC transporter ATP-binding protein produces the protein MSANGPLLRVSELQVHFRTRDGSLEAVDRINFEIGANEVFGLVGESGSGKSVTALSILGLVPSPGRIVGGDIVFGGRNLRELPERVVRTIRGGEIGMIFQNPRASLDPVRTVAVQLSRALRAHHDLGRGEVRRRSVQMLRDLGMPDPESALTRYPHQLSGGMCQRVMVAMMLSSRPRLLIADEPTTALDETVGAQLLEHLRRFKEEHAASILLITHDMGVIAEMCDRVGVMHAGHIVEVGPVGAVFRDPRHPYTRALLDSTLRIDRDSPLSDIERIPGVVPNLLHPPPGCRFADRCAHVLPACRPAKPPRLEVAPGHHVLCQETVIREFAAA, from the coding sequence ATGAGCGCCAACGGCCCGCTGCTCCGAGTCTCCGAGCTGCAGGTGCACTTCCGCACCCGCGACGGCTCCCTCGAGGCCGTGGACCGAATCAACTTTGAGATCGGGGCCAACGAGGTCTTTGGTCTCGTCGGCGAGAGCGGTTCCGGCAAGTCGGTCACCGCGCTCTCGATCCTGGGGCTGGTGCCATCTCCCGGGCGCATCGTCGGCGGCGACATCGTGTTTGGCGGGCGCAACCTGCGCGAGCTCCCGGAGCGCGTGGTACGCACCATCCGCGGAGGCGAGATCGGGATGATCTTCCAGAATCCCCGGGCCTCCCTGGATCCGGTGCGCACGGTGGCGGTGCAGTTGTCCCGCGCGCTGCGCGCCCATCATGATCTTGGCCGCGGCGAAGTCCGTCGCCGGTCGGTTCAGATGTTGCGGGACCTTGGCATGCCCGACCCCGAGTCGGCGCTCACGCGATACCCGCATCAGCTCTCGGGGGGAATGTGCCAGCGTGTGATGGTCGCCATGATGCTGTCGTCGCGTCCGCGACTGTTGATTGCCGATGAGCCGACCACGGCGCTGGACGAAACCGTGGGCGCACAGCTCTTGGAGCACCTCCGGCGATTCAAGGAGGAGCACGCCGCCTCGATCCTGTTGATCACCCACGACATGGGCGTGATTGCCGAGATGTGTGATCGCGTTGGCGTCATGCACGCCGGGCACATCGTCGAGGTGGGGCCGGTCGGCGCCGTCTTTCGCGATCCCCGCCACCCGTACACGCGGGCGCTCTTGGATTCGACCTTGCGTATCGACCGCGACAGCCCGCTGTCGGACATCGAACGCATTCCCGGCGTCGTGCCCAACCTGCTGCATCCGCCGCCGGGCTGCCGTTTCGCCGACCGCTGCGCGCACGTGCTGCCGGCCTGCCGGCCGGCGAAACCCCCGAGGCTTGAAGTAGCGCCCGGGCACCACGTCCTCTGCCAGGAGACGGTTATCCGTGAATTCGCCGCTGCTTAG
- a CDS encoding FtsX-like permease family protein: MTFTRALAALVLRRLRSSGPAILIVAVGMWVSVALVTAVPLFAAGFSDALLRREIEHARLPLASSVVVRHSEGRTRQPAMGREGYQRASEVLSTQLADRVGLPERQRVSYLESDRMPVEAFASTGEPLRPSSFIFGYLATMTGMADNVELLEGRLPADPVRTAQGASGARFVLLEGMMSSRAMDDHGLLLGDHIELTHSDARATGSFVVRVEIVGRFVPTDSDSIFWFKEPGDFDQGAVIVDRDAFVSGLLVLRPSLYGEAVWYSNFDPDAIRAANYQRIIGGLRQLDPLAGTVAPNARVETRLDRILVAADQQRMTVELTLFVLSAPVVGLVLYFMALSTGMVVDGQRAEIAVLKSRGASTRQVVAVYLLETLPLAGLAIAVGPFLGMGIAQAIGKTLGFLEFTNRADLRLELTAGHFGLAAATAGLGILAILAPVVGAARRSIVTHRQQVARARRGPFYQRFFLDLGLLGLALYGYATLRSWDALPDLGPEAEPFSRTLLVLIPIVFILASALVFLRLVPWIVRCLTWAASRMGGVVLFLGLRQMGRRAGPFTGLMILLMLTFATGTFGASMAATINRNLEDGAYYQIGADAFFEEYGEFDDGQGIWHMPPIEGHLDANAGGAAAVDRAARLWRDDAVVRLLGGPLAYSRTVTVYGVDPGPFAQTVAWRRDFAPASLEALMNAMIIDDRALLVDRRLLAELPDLQVGDSVNVAVGEVELGFFAAGVIDTFPTHFPNDGFFVVADLGRLERYLGESPWNVLARLHPGVGAGELVSGLRELGYRVIKAFDARELLASARNDATRIGTFGILSAGFVISVLLTVASLATYALISFRRQLPEFGILRAMGIARRQMVALIVFEHGFLVVLGTAAGTALGILTGALFTPFMQLHGERLDRMPPFVAVTAWDDLGKLFVVLGIALALVLAVTMRRLWGIRTHAAIKFGDE; this comes from the coding sequence GTGACGTTCACGCGGGCGCTCGCGGCACTGGTGCTTCGGCGCCTGCGCAGCAGTGGGCCCGCGATCCTGATCGTGGCCGTCGGCATGTGGGTCAGCGTGGCCCTGGTGACCGCGGTGCCGCTGTTTGCCGCGGGTTTCAGCGATGCCTTGCTCAGACGCGAGATCGAGCACGCGCGCCTCCCGCTGGCGTCCAGCGTCGTCGTGCGCCACTCCGAAGGCCGGACCCGCCAGCCGGCGATGGGGCGAGAGGGGTATCAGCGCGCCTCCGAGGTGTTGAGTACGCAGCTCGCCGATCGCGTCGGACTGCCCGAACGCCAACGGGTGAGCTATCTCGAGTCGGACCGGATGCCCGTCGAAGCGTTTGCGTCGACCGGTGAGCCGCTGCGGCCGTCCTCATTCATTTTCGGATACCTCGCCACCATGACGGGGATGGCCGACAACGTCGAGCTGCTGGAAGGGCGGCTGCCGGCCGATCCGGTCAGGACGGCCCAGGGCGCATCCGGCGCGCGGTTCGTGCTCCTCGAAGGGATGATGTCGTCGCGCGCGATGGATGACCACGGTCTGCTGCTTGGCGACCACATCGAGCTGACCCACAGCGACGCCCGCGCCACCGGGTCATTTGTCGTCCGTGTGGAGATCGTGGGCCGCTTCGTCCCCACGGACTCCGACTCGATCTTTTGGTTCAAAGAGCCCGGCGATTTCGACCAAGGCGCGGTGATCGTTGACCGCGATGCGTTCGTGAGCGGTCTCCTCGTCCTTCGACCCAGCCTCTACGGCGAGGCGGTCTGGTACTCGAACTTCGACCCGGACGCCATTCGTGCCGCCAACTACCAGCGCATCATCGGCGGGTTGCGCCAACTCGACCCGCTGGCGGGGACCGTGGCACCCAACGCGAGGGTGGAAACGCGCCTGGACCGCATTCTGGTCGCCGCGGACCAGCAGCGAATGACGGTCGAGCTCACGTTGTTCGTCCTCAGCGCTCCCGTCGTGGGCCTCGTCCTCTATTTCATGGCGCTCTCGACCGGGATGGTCGTGGACGGGCAACGTGCCGAGATCGCCGTGCTCAAGAGCCGCGGCGCCAGCACGCGGCAAGTCGTCGCCGTCTATCTCCTTGAGACTCTTCCGCTGGCCGGACTGGCGATCGCCGTGGGGCCGTTTCTGGGCATGGGAATCGCCCAGGCGATTGGAAAGACGCTCGGCTTCCTCGAGTTTACGAATCGGGCCGACCTGCGACTGGAGCTGACGGCAGGCCACTTTGGGCTGGCCGCGGCCACCGCGGGGTTGGGGATTCTCGCCATCCTGGCGCCGGTAGTCGGCGCCGCGCGTCGATCGATCGTGACCCATCGGCAGCAGGTCGCGCGGGCCCGGCGCGGGCCGTTCTATCAGCGATTCTTTCTTGACCTCGGGCTGCTGGGGCTGGCTCTCTATGGCTACGCCACGTTGCGCAGTTGGGATGCCCTGCCGGACTTAGGTCCCGAGGCCGAACCCTTCTCGCGAACCCTGCTTGTGCTCATCCCCATCGTCTTCATCCTGGCGAGCGCCTTGGTCTTCCTGCGGCTGGTCCCGTGGATCGTCCGTTGCCTGACATGGGCGGCGTCGCGCATGGGTGGCGTCGTGTTGTTTCTGGGCTTGCGGCAGATGGGACGGCGCGCGGGTCCATTCACGGGACTGATGATCCTGCTCATGTTGACCTTTGCCACCGGCACGTTCGGCGCGTCGATGGCGGCCACCATCAACCGGAATCTGGAAGACGGCGCGTACTACCAGATCGGCGCGGATGCCTTCTTCGAGGAGTACGGCGAGTTCGATGACGGCCAGGGGATCTGGCACATGCCCCCGATCGAGGGGCATCTGGACGCCAACGCCGGGGGCGCTGCCGCGGTGGACCGGGCGGCTCGCCTCTGGCGCGATGACGCTGTGGTCAGACTGTTGGGCGGACCCTTGGCCTACTCCCGCACGGTGACGGTCTACGGCGTGGACCCGGGTCCGTTCGCCCAGACGGTGGCGTGGCGCCGGGATTTCGCACCCGCGTCACTCGAGGCGCTGATGAACGCGATGATCATCGACGATCGGGCCTTGCTGGTCGATCGCCGACTCCTGGCGGAGCTCCCCGATCTGCAAGTGGGCGACTCCGTGAACGTCGCAGTCGGCGAGGTTGAGCTGGGGTTTTTTGCGGCGGGCGTCATCGACACGTTCCCCACCCACTTTCCCAACGACGGCTTCTTCGTGGTGGCGGACCTCGGGCGCCTCGAACGGTACTTGGGGGAATCTCCGTGGAACGTGCTCGCGCGACTTCATCCTGGCGTGGGAGCCGGCGAGCTTGTCAGCGGTCTTCGAGAGCTGGGCTACCGCGTGATTAAGGCGTTCGATGCGCGGGAATTGCTCGCGAGCGCCCGCAACGACGCCACGCGGATCGGAACGTTCGGGATTCTCTCGGCAGGGTTTGTGATTTCCGTGCTGCTGACGGTGGCCAGCCTCGCGACCTACGCCCTCATATCGTTCCGGCGTCAACTCCCGGAATTCGGAATCCTGCGCGCCATGGGGATTGCACGGCGCCAGATGGTGGCGCTCATCGTTTTCGAGCACGGCTTCCTGGTCGTGCTGGGAACGGCGGCCGGCACCGCGCTGGGGATCCTCACGGGCGCGCTGTTTACGCCATTCATGCAGCTCCACGGAGAACGACTGGACAGAATGCCGCCTTTCGTGGCTGTCACGGCCTGGGATGACTTGGGCAAGCTATTCGTGGTGCTCGGCATCGCGCTTGCGTTGGTGCTGGCCGTGACCATGCGGAGGCTGTGGGGCATCCGCACGCATGCCGCCATCAAGTTCGGGGACGAGTAG
- a CDS encoding ABC transporter ATP-binding protein, translating into MNSPLLSVTKLFKYFASHGQRELRGTPEQLRQDGPVRAVDGVTFEVHSHETFGLVGESGCGKSTLGRCILRLLEPTSGSVAFGEVDVTRAAGQQLRDLRQRMQIVFQDAGQSLSPMRTVRATLAEPLRIHGLARGENAARRVLELLGQVGLEPMHRSRYPHQLSGGQQQRVAIARALATEPDFIVLDEPTSALDSSLKLTVVDLLQQVQDATGVSYLLISHDLTIVRHTCDRVAVMYLGAIVEIAATAQVFDDALHPYTQALIASIPIPDPFTKRERILLPGEPPSPANIPTGCRFQTRCSFVMERCRHEEPSLLDAKPGHRVACFLYSEAEREAAPA; encoded by the coding sequence GTGAATTCGCCGCTGCTTAGCGTCACCAAGCTATTCAAGTATTTCGCGTCGCACGGTCAGCGCGAGCTCCGGGGGACGCCCGAGCAGTTGCGACAGGACGGGCCAGTGCGCGCGGTGGACGGAGTGACGTTCGAGGTGCACTCGCACGAGACCTTTGGATTGGTGGGGGAAAGCGGGTGCGGCAAGTCCACCCTGGGGAGATGCATCCTGCGGCTGCTCGAGCCCACGTCTGGATCGGTGGCGTTCGGCGAGGTGGACGTGACGCGGGCCGCCGGCCAGCAGTTGCGCGACCTGCGTCAGCGGATGCAGATCGTCTTCCAGGACGCGGGCCAATCGCTGAGCCCGATGCGCACCGTGCGCGCCACGCTGGCCGAGCCGCTGCGCATTCACGGCCTGGCACGCGGCGAGAACGCGGCGCGGCGCGTGCTCGAGCTCCTGGGCCAAGTGGGGCTCGAACCGATGCACCGCAGCCGCTATCCCCATCAACTGAGCGGGGGGCAGCAGCAGCGGGTGGCGATCGCGCGGGCGCTGGCGACCGAGCCCGACTTCATCGTCCTGGATGAACCGACCTCGGCGCTGGACTCATCCCTGAAGCTCACCGTGGTCGATCTGCTCCAACAGGTCCAAGATGCGACCGGGGTTTCCTACCTGCTGATCTCGCACGACCTCACCATCGTGCGGCACACGTGCGACCGCGTGGCGGTGATGTATCTCGGGGCAATCGTGGAAATCGCCGCCACCGCGCAAGTCTTCGACGACGCCTTGCATCCGTACACGCAGGCACTGATCGCGTCGATCCCGATCCCGGATCCTTTCACCAAACGCGAGCGCATTCTGCTGCCGGGAGAACCGCCCAGCCCCGCCAACATTCCCACCGGATGCCGGTTTCAGACGCGCTGCTCCTTCGTGATGGAGCGCTGTCGGCACGAGGAGCCGTCGCTGCTGGACGCCAAGCCCGGCCATCGGGTCGCCTGCTTCCTCTATTCCGAGGCCGAGCGCGAGGCGGCGCCAGCATGA
- a CDS encoding hydantoinase/oxoprolinase family protein, producing the protein MSRSLAVDIGGTFTDLVLLDHETRELRVAKSSSSPDALAEGVLACLASAGAELAEVEFFVHGTTVGLNAVLEGKGVPTGLVTTRGFRDIYAIGRMDKPDMYSYVYEKPRPLVPRDRVFEVDARIDAFGQVLVPLDAAEVEALAEALEDRGVRSVAVCTLHAYANPAHELEIRRILARRLHGVSISLSHEVSGEWREYERTSTVVMNAYLQPLITAYLEDLERQLAGRGYHRSLYVMQCNGGIMNAALAKARSIQTLLSGPAGGAIGASQVARRLGDAKIISLDMGGTSCDVSLVIDGDVGLTTDTEINRLPVLVPMLQVNAIGAGGGSLARVEIDGSLRVGPQSAGAQPGPACYGRGGREPTVTDANLVLGRIGADTFAHLGLQIQPDLAAEAVTRGVAQPLGMNVEQAAEGIVRLVTNHMANAVREITIGRGLSPKDFSLLAFGGAGPMHAVGIAREMGISKVIVPPAPGTFSAWGMLFADFRQDLVRTVVLAVEPGSLGEIESLFAELEAGGRTLLMRQDVLEDSHEFVRQVDLRYRGQEHTLTLPAPPEFGPSSVKESFDEAHRRVYGYDLAEPIEIVNLRLAARGATDRPELKPIEAAEPGSRLTPFRRSPVYFEDAYCDTPHFNRGDLRAGHALSGPAIVSEASSTTVIPPRARLTVDAYGFLIVDTEGGAHGS; encoded by the coding sequence ATGAGCCGGAGCCTGGCAGTCGACATTGGAGGCACATTCACCGACCTGGTGCTGTTGGACCACGAGACGCGGGAGCTGCGAGTCGCCAAGTCGTCCTCGAGCCCCGACGCGCTGGCGGAAGGCGTGCTGGCGTGCCTGGCGAGCGCCGGCGCGGAGCTTGCCGAGGTCGAGTTTTTCGTTCACGGCACCACAGTTGGTCTCAATGCCGTTCTCGAGGGAAAGGGCGTCCCGACTGGGCTGGTGACCACCCGGGGCTTTCGCGATATCTACGCGATCGGGCGCATGGACAAGCCCGACATGTACAGCTACGTCTACGAGAAGCCTCGACCGCTGGTGCCGCGGGACCGAGTGTTCGAGGTCGACGCGCGAATCGACGCGTTCGGCCAGGTGCTCGTGCCGCTGGACGCCGCCGAGGTCGAGGCACTGGCGGAGGCGCTCGAGGATCGCGGAGTGCGCTCAGTGGCGGTGTGCACCCTGCACGCCTATGCCAATCCGGCGCATGAGCTGGAGATCAGGCGAATCCTCGCACGGCGCCTCCACGGGGTGAGCATTTCGCTTTCTCACGAAGTGAGCGGGGAATGGCGCGAATACGAGCGCACCAGCACGGTGGTGATGAACGCCTACTTGCAGCCGTTGATCACGGCGTACTTGGAGGACCTGGAGCGACAGCTGGCCGGGCGCGGGTATCACCGCTCGCTGTATGTGATGCAGTGCAACGGCGGCATCATGAACGCGGCCTTGGCCAAGGCCCGGTCGATCCAGACGCTGCTGTCGGGCCCGGCGGGCGGCGCAATCGGCGCCTCGCAGGTGGCGCGTCGGCTCGGCGACGCCAAGATCATCAGCCTGGACATGGGCGGCACCAGCTGCGACGTGAGTCTGGTCATCGACGGCGACGTGGGCTTGACCACCGACACCGAGATCAACCGGCTGCCCGTGCTGGTGCCCATGCTGCAAGTGAACGCCATCGGCGCGGGCGGAGGCTCGCTGGCGCGGGTGGAGATCGACGGCTCCCTGCGAGTGGGCCCGCAGAGCGCCGGCGCGCAGCCGGGTCCGGCGTGCTATGGACGCGGCGGACGCGAGCCGACCGTCACCGATGCCAACCTGGTGTTGGGGCGCATCGGCGCGGATACGTTCGCCCATCTCGGCCTTCAGATCCAGCCCGATCTGGCCGCCGAGGCGGTGACCCGCGGGGTGGCTCAGCCCCTCGGCATGAACGTCGAGCAAGCGGCTGAAGGGATCGTGCGGCTGGTGACGAACCACATGGCCAACGCCGTGCGCGAGATCACCATTGGCCGCGGGCTGTCGCCCAAGGACTTCAGCCTGCTCGCGTTCGGCGGGGCGGGACCAATGCACGCCGTGGGCATCGCGCGGGAAATGGGCATTTCGAAAGTGATTGTTCCGCCGGCGCCGGGAACGTTTTCCGCATGGGGCATGTTGTTCGCGGATTTTCGGCAAGACTTGGTTCGCACCGTCGTACTCGCCGTCGAGCCGGGCTCGCTGGGCGAGATCGAGTCGCTATTCGCCGAGTTGGAGGCCGGCGGCCGCACCCTGCTCATGCGGCAAGACGTGCTCGAGGACTCGCACGAGTTCGTGCGTCAGGTGGACCTGCGCTACCGGGGACAGGAGCACACGTTGACACTGCCGGCACCGCCGGAGTTTGGCCCGAGCTCGGTCAAGGAATCGTTCGATGAGGCGCATCGCCGCGTCTACGGCTACGACCTGGCCGAGCCGATTGAGATCGTCAATCTGCGCCTGGCCGCGCGCGGCGCCACTGACCGGCCGGAGCTCAAGCCGATTGAGGCCGCCGAGCCGGGTTCGCGACTAACGCCCTTTCGCCGGTCGCCGGTCTACTTCGAGGACGCCTATTGCGACACGCCGCATTTCAATCGCGGCGATCTGCGCGCCGGTCACGCACTCAGCGGTCCGGCAATCGTCAGCGAGGCCAGCAGCACGACCGTAATACCGCCGCGCGCACGGCTGACCGTCGACGCCTACGGCTTCTTGATCGTCGACACGGAGGGGGGCGCGCATGGCAGCTGA
- a CDS encoding amidohydrolase family protein, with protein sequence MIIDTQVHILEKAHANDRGVRMHYTWHPMSAELLLDEMDYAGVDKCFFISYTAEDIWPDLGDAWNDPTANRITKEYFLDALPGNTDRLIWFTDHINPDRPGYLDRIREDLDAGAVGLKMFPAYRGHLPSDPGLCKVYELCAERDVPIIMAWERWNDPRLRACVSDYQEFLDLFEPVARDFPTVKFLLTHWGCFTWGDLWLQNCRPPFPLLDPFVRLLNRHEHLYTDIAAVTIFFGDEMAWTNGRMEGAEWEYPYANGLALLEGLVKGAGAERVMWGTDWPWTDGRCTYKQNLTMVSTHADFLSDEEKRLVLGVNAAKFAGLSID encoded by the coding sequence ATGATCATCGACACCCAAGTGCACATCTTGGAGAAGGCCCACGCCAACGATCGCGGCGTGCGGATGCACTACACCTGGCACCCGATGTCGGCCGAGCTGCTGCTCGACGAGATGGACTACGCCGGCGTGGATAAGTGCTTCTTCATCAGCTACACGGCGGAGGACATCTGGCCGGACCTGGGCGACGCCTGGAACGATCCGACGGCCAACCGCATCACCAAGGAATATTTCCTCGACGCGCTGCCCGGAAACACCGACCGCCTGATCTGGTTCACCGATCACATCAACCCGGATCGACCGGGGTATCTCGACCGGATCCGGGAGGACCTCGACGCAGGGGCTGTGGGGCTCAAGATGTTCCCGGCCTATAGGGGACACTTGCCGTCCGATCCCGGCCTGTGCAAGGTCTACGAGCTGTGCGCCGAGCGCGACGTGCCGATCATCATGGCATGGGAACGCTGGAACGATCCGCGCCTGCGGGCCTGTGTGTCGGACTACCAGGAGTTTCTGGACCTGTTCGAGCCGGTCGCGCGTGACTTCCCGACGGTGAAGTTCCTACTCACCCATTGGGGCTGCTTCACCTGGGGCGACCTGTGGCTGCAAAACTGCCGCCCGCCGTTTCCGCTGCTTGACCCGTTCGTGCGGTTGCTGAACCGGCACGAGCACCTCTACACCGACATCGCCGCCGTCACGATCTTTTTCGGCGATGAGATGGCGTGGACCAACGGCCGCATGGAAGGCGCGGAGTGGGAGTACCCCTACGCCAACGGTCTTGCCCTGCTCGAAGGGCTGGTGAAGGGCGCGGGCGCGGAGCGTGTCATGTGGGGCACGGACTGGCCGTGGACCGACGGCCGCTGCACCTACAAGCAAAACCTCACTATGGTCTCCACGCATGCGGACTTTCTATCCGACGAGGAGAAGCGGCTCGTCCTGGGCGTCAACGCGGCGAAGTTCGCCGGGCTGTCTATCGACTGA